The sequence below is a genomic window from Microcebus murinus isolate Inina chromosome 4, M.murinus_Inina_mat1.0, whole genome shotgun sequence.
TTTAGGAGATACTGTAGACTGTTTAGGGAAACAGCAAGGGTAGTACAGCATAAGGAGACTTGGATTCTCATTCTACCTTTACCAActactgtgtggccttgggcacatTATTGAGTCTCTGAGCCTCTCTGTTTTATAATTatcacaagaagaagaaaaatccttAACACTGTTGTAATCATGAAAGGAGATGTGATATGTAAAAGGTCTTACTCATTGCCTGGCCATGGTCAATGCTTAGTAATTATTAGTTCCCCTTAGTATGCAAATAATAAATTTTAGCTTTCATGTCCTCCTTCAAGGCATCACTCAGCACCTCTGGCAGAATTAAAATGCTGCAGTCAATGGTCTTTTCTGGTGAAGATTTTCTCTGCTTATTCTTTTGCTTTGCAGAGCGTACAGGTTTTTCCATCCGTCCTGTGGCTGGTTACCTATCACCAAGAGATTTTTTATCAGGTTTAGCCTTTCGAGTCTTTCACTGCACTCAATATGTGAGACACAATTCAGATCCTCTCTATACCCCAGAGCCGTAAGTACTTCTCCATCAgccattcattcagtaaatgtttatgcATAATAATGGCACCTAGCTCATGGGTTTTTGTGAGGGTTAAACTAgcatatgtaaagcatttagaatggtgcctggcacataatacatGATTCATGCTCTATAGATGTTagccataataataataataataataattactgttAATTGACAACCTCTTAGGTGACAAGTGCTATTCAAAGCATAGGGatgtaaaactgaaaaaaataagacaaaaaattcttcctttataGAGCTTGAGaatacagataataaacaaataaatgtatgtatgttatGTCAGGTGGTGATGAGTGCCATGGAGAAAGAtaaagaggggaaaggagatgGATGGGGGTATGAGTGGATAGAGGTGTGTGTGTTGCTGTTTTGAAAAGGGTGATCAGGGAGGCTTtgctgagaaggtgacatttgagcagagacctgattTAGGTGTGTATGGGGTGGGTTGGGAGAATGTGGATGTCTATGAGTATCTGATGTGCACTTAAATGTGCCTGTCTGTGAGTGGCTAAGGTTTTGAACcaaaattgtttctttatttgataAGTGTTCTTTGTGATCTATCACCAAAGTAACACCACCTGATCaattagaagaaaagattggATTTTGATTTGATTGAATGGTtgattatgtatatatgttaagCATCATCACAGTGTAACCAACTTGTACCTCTATTTCAGAGATACCTGCCATGAACTCTTAGGTCACGTCCCCCTTTTGGCTGAACCTAGTTTTGCCCAATTCTCCCAAGAAATTGGCCTGGCTTCCCTTGGAGCTTCAGAGGAGGCTGTTCAAAAACTGGCAACGGTATAAATCTGGAAATATAGATTAGCAATTCTCAactggggaggggtggtggtgaATGAGTATCTGTGTGGTTTAGAAGTGTATATTCAAAATACCATTAGAAAAACTTTGTTTActcttaatatttaatttaattaaaataatttaaataacattaaagaaggatataattttttttttttttttttttttgaggcagagtctcactctgttgcccgggttagagtgctgtggcattagcctaactcacagcaacctcctgggctcaggtgatcctcctgcctcagcctcctgagtagctgggactacaggcatgcgccatcatgcccggctatttttttctgtatatttttagttggccaattaacttctatttttagtagaaacggggtctcgctcttgctcaggctagtttcgaactcctgaccttgatcgatcctcctgcctcggcctcccagagtgcatgagccaccacacctggcttaaaATTTTCAGGTTTATCAAAAGGAGACATGAGCTTTAAAAAAGTTAGAGAAACACAAGACTACAACGATGTAAATAGTTTGTATATATcctattttccaataaaatgatAGGTTccataaaaattatgtgaaaaatatttttgagcactgAGTATAAGATACAGTGCTGgaaatacaaagatgagtaagGGCTAATTCCTGCTTTCAAAGAGCTTATATACTATGTAAGGAGACAGTTATATTCAAATGAGATAAAATCTGTATGGAAGTTCAGGCAAATTGCTCTGGGAGCACAGAACTGTTTGGCAAAGGTTTCATGGAAGAGGAACATCTGGACTAGCTGATGAAAAATGAGCAATGTGCCaagcaaggaaggaagagcaGCTCAGGATGAGGACACAAGAAAAGACAGGACTTGCTTGGTGTGTCTCAGGAAATGACAAGAAGCTGGAGCAGAGTGTGTGAGGGTCAGGGAGGTGATGTGAAATAGGCCAGATTTTAGAACACTgctttttgaattgttttttggGGGACTCCTGGGGTGTCTGAAACCCTTTTATGTGGTTCTAGAGATCAAAATCATGCATGGTAAAAAGGCCATTCAAAGTGCAAAGTGGATTTTAATATAATAGGCAGTTCATTGACAATTGCACATTGCAGCTGAACTTTAAGAAACTATACCATTCGTTGAGTTTTGATGCAGTGTCAAAGAAGAATATCActaattatctgaaaaggctattaaaatactcaACCCTTTTCCAACTACATAACTGTGTGAAGCTGAATTTTCTGCATATACCCAAACAACATGTTGCAACAGGTTAAATACACAAGCAGATAGAATCCATTTGTCTTCTAGCCAGACAATAAATAATGTCTAGCCatacattaaaaagatttataaCAATGTAAAACAATTCTATGTttctaacttttttgttttgtatagttattttttgttaaaatgttattaatgttattataaagtgggtttattatatttttgttttaattttttttttttttttttttgagacagagtctcactgtcaccctgggtaggGTGCAATGGCAatctcatagctcactgcagcctcaaactcctgggctcaaatgatcctcctacctcagctgggaatacaggtgcacaccaccacacctggctaatttttctatttttagtagagacagggtcttactcttgctcaggctgaccttgaactcctgagctcaagcaatcttcccacctcagcctctcagagtgctaggattataggtgtgagccaccgtgcctggcctgtttcaatttttaatatgGCTAACATAGCTAGTGATAAtctacaccaaaaaaaaaaaaaaaaaagatctttgggGTCCTCAGTAAATTTTTGACAGTATATAAAAGTTCTCGGAACaaaagtttgagaagtgctggtTTTGAATGAGGCCAGATTATGGAAAGACTTGTGAACTAGGCTGGGATCTTGGACTTTATTCTGGGGCACTTTGGATCAGTGACTAAGAGTTGTACTTTGTTTTGAATTGAAGTTATTTAGGATGTGAAAGTAATATTGATGTCCTTTTGCAGTGCTACTTTTTCACTGTAGAGTTTGGGTTATGTAAACAAGACGGGCAGCTGAGAGTCTTTGGCGCTGGCTTACTTTCTTCTATCAGTGAACTCAAAGTAAGAGTTGTAAATCTTTGTATATAACCATATTCACCTGATATAATTGATACAACCTGAAATAGTTTTTGTATTTGAACAAGAGCTTACTATGGAAAATACTTGGGGTGGCAGTAATCATTACTTGaagccatttttctctctttcccaagttttctgatatatatatgtgtgtgtaaatatatataatcttttaaacaaaaagtgttttaaagtttttgctTACAAAGTCTTGTTTCCTTATCATTTATGATATGCTACAGTAACTTCTATAATTTCTAAGGATTTCTTTGATATACATTGTTTATCCAATGAATAAATCAACTTATGTTTATTGAGTGATGGATGTGTGCAAAACACTTGTCCAAAGTACTGTCTTGCTCTCAAGGAGCACCTGGTGGTGGGTATAAGTTATGTAAAGGAATAACTAATGCTGGGTAGAAAGTAGGTgccataataaaagaataaataaagatcCGTGGGTGCCTCTTATatgaagaagagagaacaaaGCCATTGAGATGATCTTGGGGCCTTTATGGGGAAGAGCAAGCCATTTGCTTTGCTGGAAGTTGAGAAGTGCTGGTTTAGAAAGAGATTTGTTTTGTAGGCTGAATAGAACTGTAGGAAATAAGTTTGAAGTTGTAGGTTGGGGCCATTGCATTAGTAATATATTCAGAGATGTGCCAATAATGACAGTTGTGTGATCTATGAAAAGAGGTATTATTTTTTGATCCATTGACTCTTTGTCCTCTAGCATGCACTTTCTGGACATGCCAAAGTAAAGCCCTTTGATCCTAAGATTACCTGCAAACAGGAATGTCTCATCACAACTTTTCAGGATGTCTACTTTGTATCAGAAAGTTTTGAAGATGCCAAGGAAAAAATGAGGTAAAGAATATCTTCCTCAtgccttcattttcttctgcaaaaGATAGGGCCAGTGATGGTAATAAGTCACAGAAGTAGAAAGCTAAATAATTTGGAGCCCAGTAGGAGCCTTCTGCCCATAAACTATCTCTcttttacaacaaatatttagaGTATGTTGCATATGATGATTTTGTGTAGTTGCAAATATGAATCAGATACACTGAGGAAttgctttttttcattccttccaATCAGAGAGTTTATAATCTAATAGGAAAAATAACCTATACacaaatttatatatgtttatacactATACAACAACATGGAAAGTGATAGGAGCCTTAGAGAGATACAGATGAAATTATTGTTCTGCACTTTATTCAAGAGGGACGCATTTCAGCTGAGGGAACAGGGAAAGCTTAATGGCATTTGAGAAAAGACTTGAAGGATAGATAATATTTAGGTATATTAAATTTTAGGCTTAGAGACAGCATGAAGAAAGGTAAGGATATTGAAAAATAGAGGAGATATGTACAGTGCGATCAAAACTATTCTTTAttaattagctgtgtgtggttaGGAAAGGAAGATATTGGAGACAGAGAAACTTTTTAGGagattcttgcaatacttcaagtaaaaacaaaagcctTCATTAAGAAAGAAGTAGTAGGAAAGAGAAGGACTTTAGAAGCAGAATCGATGAAACATTTGGTGGAAGAGGTCCTGAGGTCATATTGTGATGACAGGATAGATAGGGGTTGAAGACATAGTCCTTGTCTTCCAGGAATTTACCATTCGTTGGGGAGTTAGGCCAGGCATAGAATCAAAGAATAATACCTGCAGGGCTTCCTCTAGCACAGATGGCACCTTTATGCAAATTAGAAGAAGAGATTCCTTCTGGGTAGACCAGGTAGGTAGATTGCAAGCTGGATTTCACCTCCTACTCATGTACAATTGTTCTCCATACACAGTTATCCCTAGGGGTCCTGAACATAATTGTTCTTGAGGGGGCCAAATGAGAGGTTCAAATGGTGCtttaataaaagaggaagaaCTTTAGTGCTTAAAGAAAGTGTAGAATTTATATCATTTGAGAggaaatttatatcatttatatcatCTAAGCAGAAAGAAAGTACACATGCATGGGTCAGGACCATATCTGGCctgttttgagggttttttttttttttttttgagacagagtctcactttgttgcccaggctagagtgagtgccgtggcgtcagctcacagcaacctcaaactcctgtctcaagcaatcctcctgcctcagcctcccaagtagctgggactacaggcattcgccaccatgcccggctaattttttgtatatatattagttggccaattaatttctttctatttatagtggagacggggtctcgctcttgctcaggatggtttcgaactcctgacctcgagcaatccgcctgcctcggcctcccagagagctaggattacaggcgtgagccactgcgcctggcctgagggttttttttgtgtgtgtgtgcatgcgcattATATGTTACAACCACTTAGGTTACATGTGTGTAGGTGTAGTTATATAAGGCATGACTGAGGGGTCTGTTActatgtggtcaagtgttgtaaTGACACAATTTTATGTCTAATGATAAAGCTAATATGATTGTCTCCTTATTGTAGTTAAGAGATGTATAAAgtactaaattattaataaagatatCTACAGGATTTTCCCCCAGTAATGCCAGGGTAGATGTATCTATGAATACTTTAGGTTTTCCACTTGTGTGGGATTCCAGGGGTCTCTGCACATATGGTAGAGAGAAGTAGATCAGATTGGTTGCACACGTATCTACAAAGATTTGTCTTTTGCCTAATATGTGAAGTAGGTCTTCAgttgcttatttaattttcatcatttaCCTCCTAGAAATTGATTGtctcttatttgttttcttaaatagaGAATTTACCAAAACAATTAAGCGTCCATTTGGAGTGAAGTATAGTCCATATACACGGAGTATTCAGATCCTGAAAGACACCAAGAGCATAACCAGTGCCATGGATGAGCTGCGGCATGATCTCGATGTCATCAGTGACGCCCTTGCTAAGGTCAGCAGGCAGCCGAGTATCTGACAGTCGCCAGTGCTAATCCAGAACGCATTTGAGCATCAATTTAGGGGCCCCTGGGCTAACTGTTGCTTTTCTTGAAAACCTGATTGTGGAAAGACAGCAGCTTCTGGACAAACAATATTCTCTAATCCATTCTTTAATGAATCATTAGTCTTTgaaattttgtatgtggatattcTACCCACCACccattttcttgtttaattttctttaattttttggtaaCAGCTTGAGTGAAATTatttacataccatacaatttactcaccacatatttttaatatggaaGTTGTTTGACTCAATGGATAGATCTAGTCTCAGCCcaactctatttttttcccccatttcttcttttttttttttttttttaatcttgttattcttttttttttttttttttaattatttttttttattttggcatattatgggggtacagattttaaggtttcaataaatgcccatttccccccctccccccaaaagtctgagtctccatcatgaccatcccccagatggtgcacatctcactcactccCCCATTTCTTCTTGAGTAAAATGACCCTCATGATCACTCAGAACACGTTGATGAGTATTATGGACCCATATTATGACCCATATTCTTACCTAAGATCTCCTTATTTCTGAAGTATCTGTTACTCATTGCTGAATTTGTGCAGGGCTCAGTCACATTCACACACTTAAACTTAATAGGAGACTAGCTATCTTTGTTGCCAGCATGAGTCTTTGCACATCCAACATACCTAGTAAAGAGCAAACAGTTTAGTTTCAAGTGTAATATCTTGTAGGGAAATAGGAGTAGCAAAGTTCTCGAAAGGTTGATTGGGGCATAATACTTAAGACTAGACTAAGAATTTGGAATGGGGCTGTGCAATGTGGCAGCCCTGCTGCATATCTTAAATTCAACAGATCCAAAAGGGAACTCAGAATCACTTGAATATTCCACCCCATCAGCTTCCTGTTCCAGTGATCTAAATCTGTTAATGGTATATTAAATGTAGTATTTTCAGTCAGTTTTGCAGGCTTAATCAGCTACTTTAAAAACTGTGCTCTTAGTTTTTCACATTAGTAGCCAAATTGTATGtcatttaacatgttttatttccACAGACTACCagaaattttaatactttttagatctcaaaaaaattataaaaaactttttaaaaatgtatttcttttttttttttttttgagacagagtctcactttgttgtccaggctagagtgagtgccgtggtgtcagcctagctcacaacaacctcaaactcctgggctcaagcgatcctcctgcctcagcctcccgagtagctgggactacaggcgtgcgccaccatgcccggctaattttttatatatatatcagttggccaattaatttctttctatttatagtagagacggggtctcgctcttgctcaggctggttttgaactcctgaccttgagcaatccgcccgcctcggccttccaagagctaggattacaggcgtgagccacagcgcccggcctaaaaatgtatttcatttcatattatacaaagaaatagaatttagaaGAGTAATTCATGctatttcagatttttatatcatataaattttaatagctaATCAACTCAAGTATATATTTGATAGTAAATAGATCTCTTAGTGAATCTGAAATCATTTGAAATATTCATTAGCTTGTTTATAGTTGGTTTATTTGGTTGCAAAGAAATCTATTGTCAGCAAATTTAATAGATAGTAATAACAGCAGATTATGTGTACTATATTTGGTTATTTTCATACAACTTTGATCATAGTGAAGAATCAtagttattgaattttaaaatgatagtgtTTAAAATCACTCTATGACTAAAGCacactaaaataaatgttaaaggtACAACCCTATAATCCACAACTTCAGAGCAAAggaaatttttaatgataaatttcAGATCTTTCTTCTAACCTCTGGGTTAGTGATATTGGTAAATAAGGAGTCCTGAGACTCTTAGAATtttcatgcattttaaatatgtcttCAAAAATAGTTATTCAAATATGAGAACAGAATTGAACTAAAATCTTGGCTCATAATTCTTAATCAGTAAATCATTACTCAGAGGCATAGTTAGTATCCTCCTgacttttgtttctgattttttatttcagtagatgtAGGGGTAAAAGTGGTTTccggttacatggatgaattgcacaGTGGTgcagtctgggcttttagtgtacccatcacctaaatagtgtacattgtccTCCGGACTTTTTGAAGGAAGCTCAAAAGCTGATCGTCAGAATGCCTACATTTCTTATAGATTTATAcatttcttctgaatattttggAATTATATGAGTAGTAATTTTGGAGTAGTATTTGGAGTTATATGAGTAGTAATGACAAACCAAAATGTACAGAATTATTGTTAGTTTTTAAGTTGTCTTccaaattgaaaaaagaaaaaatcctggaATTCGCTAAAGGAACATATAATAGAGTTCATGTATTGATTTCTAGGAAAAGTATATTATGGTGTATTTCAGTCTAATCTTTGTTTTACTatgtaatatacatttataatttacaaatttgTTATTCAACTGgataataaatgaacaaaattatattgtcaacatgtatttattttttgtcaaatatatattaaaatggatttaaatttatattagcAATTTTATTAGTTTAAGAACTCCATTATACTTCTTAAAAAGTCTATGGATATCAGATAGAGCCAACCACACCTGAAGTCTAGTTACAGCTTTTCAGAGTTCTTGGTAAAGTCCCAATCTCAtgttccttatctgcaaaatcaGCTAAGTCTACTGCACTGGGTTATTGGAGAAAATGAtgtttgtaaaaaacaaaacaaaacaaaaaaaccaaccacCCTTATTTTCTACATGTAAagaatcattaataaaattactGTCTTAATCAGAGATTCTCCCTTAACTATCTTCCTCAAGAAGGGATTAATTTTTGCTTGTAGCAGGCAGTATATAATATAATGGCATGTCAAAATCTTCTTAGtcctcatcccagggatgcagggatggttcaacatacgtaaatctataaatgcaattcaccacataaacagaagcaaaaacaaagaccacatgattctttcaatagatgcagaaaaagcttttgacaaaattcaacaccctttcatgatacgaacacttaagaaaataggcatagaagggacatacctaaaaatgatacaagccatatatgacagacccatagccaacatcatactgaatggggaaagattgaaatcattcccacttagaactggaaccagacaaggctgcccactatctccacttctgttcaacatagtgctggaagtcttggctacagcaatcagacaggaaaatggaatcaaaggtatccaaataggggcagaagagatcaaactttcactgtttgctgatgatatgatattgtatctagaaaaccccaaggattcaaccaagaaactcctggaactcatcaatgaatttagtaaagtctcaggatacaaaattaatacacagaaatcagaggcattcatatacgccaacaacaatctaattgagaaccaaatcaaagactcaattcccttcacaatagcaacaaagaaattaaagtacctaggaatatatttaaccaaagaggtaaaagacctctacagggagaactatgaaacactgaggaaggaaatagcagaggatgtaaacagatggaaatccataccatgctcgtggatcggcagactcaatatcatcaaaatgtctatactacccaaactgatctacagattcaatgcaatacctattaaaatcccatcagcattcttcacagatatagaaaaaataattttacgcttcgtatggaaccaaagaagaccccgaatatcaagagcaattctaggcaacaaaaacaaaatgggaggcattaatatgccagatatcaaactatactacaaagctgtagtaattaaaacaatatggtattggcacaaaaacaggaatattgaccagtggaacagatgtgagaatcctgatataaaaccatcctcatatagccatctcatctttgacaaagcagacaaaaacatacgctggggaaaagaatccctcttcaataaatggtgctgggaaaactggatagccacctgtagaaggctaaaagaggacccacacctttcacctctcacaaaaaccaactcacgctggataacagacttaaacctaagatatgaaactattagaactctagaggaaaaagttggaaatactctcctagacatcggcctgggcaaagagtttatgaagaagtccccaaaggcaatcacagcagcaacaaaaataaagaaatgggacatgatcaaactacaaagcttctgcacagccaaagaaatagtcatgaaagtaaacagacaacctacagaatgggagaaaatttttgcatcctatgcatccgataagggactgataactagaatatacttagaactcacgaaaattaggaagaaaaaatcaaataaccccattaaaaagtgggcaaaggacttgaacagaaatttttctaaagaagacagaagaatggccaacaaacatatgaagaaatgctcaacatctctaatcatcagggaaatgcaaatcaaaaccacaatgagatatcacttaaccccagtgagaatggcctttatcaaaaaatctccaaacaataaatgctggcgtggttgcggagagagaggaacactcctacactgctggtgggactgcaaactagttcaacctctgtggaaagcaatatggagataccttaaagcgatacaagtgaatctaccatttgatccagcaatcccattgctgggcatctacccaaatgatccagtgacactctacaaaaaagacacctgcactcgaatgtttacagcagcacaattcataattgc
It includes:
- the TPH1 gene encoding tryptophan 5-hydroxylase 1, with protein sequence MIEDNKENKDYSLERGRATLIFSLKNEVGGLIKALKIFQEKHVNLLHIESRKSKRRNSEFEIFIDCDINREQLNDIFHSLKSHTNVLSVNPPDNFTVKEDGMETVPWFPKKISDLDHCANRVLMYGSELDADHPGFKDNVYRKRRKYFADLAMNYKHGDPIPKVEFTEEEIKTWGTVFRELNKLYPTHACREYLKNLPLLSKYCGYREDNIPQLEDVSNFLRERTGFSIRPVAGYLSPRDFLSGLAFRVFHCTQYVRHNSDPLYTPEPDTCHELLGHVPLLAEPSFAQFSQEIGLASLGASEEAVQKLATCYFFTVEFGLCKQDGQLRVFGAGLLSSISELKHALSGHAKVKPFDPKITCKQECLITTFQDVYFVSESFEDAKEKMREFTKTIKRPFGVKYSPYTRSIQILKDTKSITSAMDELRHDLDVISDALAKVSRQPSI